From one Rattus norvegicus strain BN/NHsdMcwi chromosome 7, GRCr8, whole genome shotgun sequence genomic stretch:
- the Or6c88 gene encoding olfactory receptor Olr889, translating to MRNHTIITTFILLGFTDDPGLQVLFFVMLFLTYILSIMGNLTIVILTLMDSHLNTPMYFFLRNFSFLEISFTTVCIPRFLYSISTGVNTITYNACASQIFFVGLFGATEFFLLSAMSYDRYVAICKPLHYMTIMDNKVCAILVLCCWASGLLIIIIPLGMVLQLEFCDSNTIDHFFCDVSPLFKISCTDTWFLEQTVIACAVLTFVITLIAVILSYVYIIRTILRYPSAHQRKKAFSTCSSHMIVVSIMYGSCIFIYVTPSAKEQVDINKGVSMLNTSVAPLLNPFIYTLRNKQVKQALNDTVKKMQISYTNKKMLNLSR from the coding sequence ATGAGAAACCACACAATAATAACAACATTCATCCTGTTGGGATTTACAGATGATCCAGGGCtccaagttttgttttttgtcatgtTGTTTTTGACATATATTTTAAGCATTATGGGGAACCTGACAATTGTCATTCTCACCCTGATGGATTCCCATCTTAATACACCTATGTATTTTTTTCTCCGAAACTTCTCCTTCTTAGAAATCTCATTCACAACCGTCTGTATTCCTAGATTCCTATACAGTATATCAACTGGAGTTAATACCATAACATATAATGCTTGTGCCagtcaaatattttttgttggaCTCTTTGGAGCCACAGAGTTTTTTCTGCTGTCAGCTATGTCCTATGATCGCTACGTGGCCATCTGCAAGCCCCTGCATTACATGACCATCATGGACAACAAAGTTTGTGCCATCCTTGTCCTCTGTTGCTGGGCTTCTGGGCTGCTGATCATTATCATACCCCTTGGCATGGTTCTCCAGCTGGAATTCTGCGACTCCAACACCATTGATCACTTTTTCTGTGATGTGTCACCTCTTTTCAAAATCTCATGCACAGATACATGGTTTTTGGAGCAGACTGTCATTGCTTGTGCAGTGCTGACTTTCGTCATTACACTAATAGCTGTGATTCTCTCTTATGTATACATTATCCGGACAATTCTTAGATATCCTTCTGCTCATCAGAGGAAGAAAGCATTTTCCACCTGCTCTTCCCACATGATTGTGGTTTCCATCATGTATGGCAGCTGCATTTTTATCTATGTGACACCTTCTGCCAAAGAACAGGTAGACATTAATAAAGGAGTATCTATGCTTAATACATCTGTTGCCcctttgttaaatccatttatttATACTTTGAGAAATAAGCAAGTGAAGCAAGCTTTGAATGACACAGTCAAAAAAATGCAGATCTCTTACACAAATAAGAAGATGTTGAATTTAAGCAGGTAG